In a single window of the uncultured Pseudodesulfovibrio sp. genome:
- a CDS encoding HD domain-containing phosphohydrolase — translation MTTENCSAEIQAALIEIARAAEARTESTAFHSEKVARVAHGIAKALDRPKKILERLLLVGRLHNIGLVGISDAVLSKTDKLTPQEFKHIQEHTRLGAALLAPIPELADVAEVCLSHHERWDGSGYPNGLAGTEIPRMARLISVADSYCAMISERPHRDSLPRAVAAEIIAEEHGKQLCPECVDGFLTWYEKTDGRIDLF, via the coding sequence ATGACCACCGAAAACTGTTCCGCAGAAATACAGGCCGCCCTCATCGAGATCGCCCGCGCCGCCGAAGCACGCACCGAGTCCACCGCTTTCCATTCCGAAAAGGTCGCCCGCGTGGCCCATGGTATCGCCAAGGCCTTGGACCGACCCAAGAAGATCCTGGAGAGACTCCTGCTCGTGGGCAGGCTGCACAACATCGGACTGGTCGGCATAAGCGACGCGGTGCTGAGCAAGACCGACAAACTCACTCCCCAGGAATTCAAGCATATCCAGGAGCATACCCGTTTGGGCGCGGCTCTGCTCGCTCCGATCCCCGAACTGGCCGACGTGGCCGAGGTCTGCCTGTCCCACCACGAGCGATGGGACGGCTCGGGCTATCCCAACGGTCTGGCCGGAACGGAAATCCCGCGCATGGCCCGGCTCATCTCCGTGGCCGACAGCTACTGCGCCATGATCTCCGAACGCCCCCACCGTGATTCCCTGCCACGCGCTGTGGCCGCTGAAATCATCGCCGAGGAACACGGCAAACAACTCTGCCCCGAATGCGTGGACGGCTTCCTTACCTGGTACGAAAAGACCGACGGCCGCATCGATCTGTTTTAA
- a CDS encoding ATP-grasp domain-containing protein, translating to MIVLDYPYVSRFLTNSVQDLAQPVLDTPQARALVGDAQLDFIDEIEFSARLALGGKVYTNSENGLEHVLRCRCNEDLARQIDICKDKALFRETVAELHPDYRFQRVPFDQLAGFDPSSMGGPFIVKPTRGFFSLGVHVVNAPADWPGAVEAIETERAALNAEYPEAVVSGGEFIIEQAIDGEEYAIDVYYDAEGNPVVTNILHHTFLSAADVSDRLYYTSARIMETWLLPFTDYLREVGRQCGFRDFVTHVEVRVTDSGDILPIEANPLRLAGWCVADLTTHAWGINPYECYFKELRPDWDAILTENQGMATVMVIGDLPSSLDRTAIRSIDYEGFQSIFSNVLELRKIDYHQYPVFAFAFASMPETELDALKSTLMQDFTRFTVTN from the coding sequence ATGATTGTCCTCGATTACCCCTACGTGTCCAGGTTTCTCACGAATTCCGTTCAGGATCTGGCCCAGCCCGTGCTCGACACCCCGCAGGCCCGCGCCCTGGTCGGCGACGCGCAGCTGGACTTCATCGACGAGATAGAGTTCTCCGCACGCCTCGCCCTGGGCGGGAAGGTCTACACCAATTCGGAGAACGGGCTGGAGCACGTCCTGCGTTGCCGCTGCAACGAGGACCTGGCCCGGCAGATAGACATCTGCAAGGACAAGGCGCTGTTCCGCGAGACCGTGGCCGAACTGCACCCGGACTACCGGTTCCAGCGCGTGCCTTTCGATCAGCTGGCCGGATTCGATCCTTCCAGCATGGGCGGTCCGTTCATCGTCAAACCCACGCGTGGCTTTTTCTCTCTGGGCGTGCACGTGGTTAACGCTCCGGCCGACTGGCCCGGCGCGGTAGAAGCCATCGAGACCGAGCGCGCGGCCCTGAACGCCGAATATCCCGAGGCCGTTGTCAGCGGCGGGGAGTTCATCATCGAGCAGGCCATCGACGGCGAGGAATACGCCATCGACGTCTATTACGACGCCGAAGGCAATCCGGTGGTCACCAATATCCTGCACCACACGTTCCTGTCCGCGGCCGACGTCTCAGATCGACTGTACTACACCTCGGCCCGGATCATGGAGACCTGGCTGCTGCCGTTCACCGATTACTTGCGCGAGGTGGGACGCCAGTGCGGGTTCCGCGACTTCGTCACCCATGTGGAGGTCCGCGTCACGGATTCGGGCGACATCCTGCCCATCGAGGCCAACCCCCTGCGTCTGGCGGGCTGGTGCGTGGCCGACCTGACAACCCACGCCTGGGGCATCAATCCCTATGAATGCTATTTCAAGGAACTGCGCCCTGACTGGGACGCCATCCTGACCGAGAACCAGGGCATGGCCACGGTCATGGTCATCGGAGACCTGCCGTCCTCGCTGGACCGCACCGCCATCCGTTCCATCGACTACGAAGGATTCCAGTCGATATTTTCCAATGTTCTGGAATTGCGGAAAATCGACTACCACCAATACCCGGTGTTCGCCTTTGCCTTCGCTTCCATGCCCGAAACCGAACTCGACGCCCTCAAATCCACCCTCATGCAGGACTTCACCCGCTTCACCGTGACGAACTAA
- a CDS encoding DEAD/DEAH box helicase, protein MESPVLEYVSAMLDSERMAHQIAHHRIVAGADASFGQPRRPWPAALQSALSLLGIDRLYDHQAEAVDYVRAGRHVVVATPTASGKTLTYNLPVMEQILADPESKALYLFPLKALAQDQLKGFNELAALLPLEGHEDRRPTAAIYDGDTSPHFRKKIRNSPPNVILSNPEMVHLSMLPHHAGWAEFLSGLTHIVVDEVHTYRGVMGGHMAMVFRRLMRLCRYYGANPTFVFCSATIGNPAELCKMLTGLDAHPILESGAARGGRHMVFINPDGSPSGAAISLLRAALARGLRTIVYCQSRKMTELISIWAAEKSGEFKSRISAYRAGFLPEERREIEARMADGELLAVISTSALELGIDIGGLDVCIMVGYPGSIMATLQRGGRVGRSQRDSAVALIAQEDALDQYFMRNPDDFFARPPESAMLNPFNPVVMDRHLICAAAELTLRRGEPFLAEEPVAQRVEQMVAAGHLFEVEPDLPGHPTEIVTHRKRPHRDVDLRGAGSQMHIEDNSLNDEKAPVIGTIDQYRAFRETHPGAVYLHRGRTFVIRDMDLATNAVHAVAQRVGYYTKPRGSKDTEILEVLGQKASFGTRVYFGRVKVTDQITGYEKRSVRGGKLLGIVPLDLPPQVFETEAIWFEIGHDIRRRCEEEFLHFMGGIHAFEHAAIGMLPLLVMTDRNDLGGISTPMHPQVEGPAVFIYDGMPGGAGLTRQAFERADELIETTLSTIRDCPCELGCPSCVHSPKCGSGNRPIDKRAALFVLEAIRSGDPQSITPKEIDVNTLPGIDTKRPAPKRYGVLDIETRYSADEVGGWNRADRMGVSIACLWDSEEEAMYDYEQDDMDGLVAHLQKFDLVIGFNHVKFDYAVLGGLHPFGFRSLPNLDLLVEVNNRLGYRIKLDNIASATLGVGKSADGLMALKWWKEGRLDLITEYCRQDVAVTRDVYLFGREHGHIFFTNKAGQKVKLPIDW, encoded by the coding sequence GTGGAAAGTCCTGTCCTTGAATACGTATCGGCCATGCTCGATTCCGAGCGTATGGCCCACCAGATAGCCCATCATCGCATTGTCGCGGGCGCGGACGCCAGTTTCGGCCAACCCCGTCGCCCGTGGCCAGCCGCCCTGCAAAGCGCGCTCTCTCTGCTCGGCATCGACCGGCTTTACGACCACCAGGCCGAGGCCGTGGACTATGTCCGCGCCGGGCGGCACGTTGTCGTGGCCACGCCCACGGCCAGCGGCAAGACCCTGACCTACAACCTGCCGGTCATGGAGCAGATTCTGGCCGATCCGGAATCCAAGGCGCTCTATCTATTTCCGCTCAAGGCGTTGGCGCAGGACCAGCTCAAGGGCTTCAACGAGCTGGCCGCGCTCCTGCCGCTGGAAGGCCATGAAGACCGCAGACCCACGGCGGCCATCTACGACGGGGACACCTCGCCGCATTTTCGCAAGAAGATCCGCAACTCGCCGCCCAACGTGATCCTGTCCAACCCGGAGATGGTCCATCTGTCCATGCTCCCGCACCACGCGGGCTGGGCCGAGTTCCTGTCCGGGCTGACCCACATCGTGGTCGACGAGGTGCATACCTACCGGGGCGTCATGGGCGGCCACATGGCCATGGTCTTCCGCAGGCTCATGCGCCTGTGCCGCTATTACGGGGCCAACCCGACCTTTGTCTTCTGTTCGGCGACCATCGGCAACCCGGCGGAGTTGTGCAAGATGCTCACCGGGCTCGACGCGCACCCGATCCTCGAATCCGGGGCCGCGCGCGGCGGGCGGCACATGGTCTTCATCAATCCGGACGGCAGCCCGTCCGGCGCGGCCATCTCGCTGTTGCGGGCGGCCCTGGCGCGGGGGCTGCGGACCATCGTCTACTGTCAGTCGCGCAAGATGACCGAGCTGATTTCCATCTGGGCGGCCGAGAAGAGCGGGGAGTTCAAGAGCCGCATCTCGGCCTACCGGGCCGGGTTCCTGCCCGAGGAACGGCGCGAGATCGAGGCGCGCATGGCAGACGGCGAGCTGCTGGCGGTCATCTCCACCTCGGCTCTGGAGCTGGGCATTGACATCGGCGGTCTGGACGTCTGCATCATGGTCGGCTACCCCGGCTCGATCATGGCCACCCTGCAGCGGGGCGGACGCGTGGGCCGCAGCCAACGGGATTCCGCCGTGGCGCTCATCGCCCAGGAGGACGCCCTGGACCAGTATTTCATGCGCAATCCGGACGACTTCTTCGCCCGGCCGCCCGAGTCGGCCATGCTCAACCCGTTCAACCCGGTAGTCATGGACCGGCACCTGATCTGTGCGGCCGCCGAGTTGACCCTGCGGCGCGGCGAACCGTTTCTGGCCGAGGAGCCGGTGGCCCAGCGGGTGGAGCAGATGGTGGCGGCAGGACACCTTTTCGAGGTGGAGCCGGATCTTCCGGGGCATCCGACCGAGATCGTCACCCATCGCAAACGGCCCCACCGGGACGTGGACCTGCGCGGCGCAGGCAGCCAGATGCATATCGAGGACAACTCCCTGAACGACGAGAAGGCCCCGGTCATCGGGACCATCGACCAATACAGGGCGTTTCGCGAAACCCATCCGGGCGCGGTCTATCTGCACCGGGGGCGGACCTTCGTCATCCGGGACATGGACCTTGCGACCAACGCGGTCCATGCCGTGGCCCAGCGCGTGGGCTATTACACCAAACCGCGCGGCAGCAAGGACACCGAGATTCTCGAAGTGCTCGGCCAGAAGGCGAGCTTCGGCACGCGCGTCTATTTCGGGCGGGTCAAGGTCACGGACCAGATCACCGGGTATGAGAAGCGGTCCGTGCGCGGCGGCAAGCTGCTCGGCATCGTGCCGCTGGACCTGCCGCCACAGGTGTTTGAAACCGAGGCCATCTGGTTCGAGATCGGCCACGACATCCGGCGACGTTGCGAGGAAGAGTTCCTGCACTTCATGGGCGGCATCCACGCCTTTGAGCACGCGGCGATCGGCATGCTCCCGCTCCTGGTCATGACCGACCGCAACGACCTGGGCGGTATTTCCACGCCCATGCACCCCCAGGTGGAAGGCCCTGCCGTGTTCATCTACGATGGCATGCCCGGCGGCGCGGGGCTGACCCGTCAGGCCTTCGAGCGGGCCGACGAGCTTATCGAGACCACACTTTCGACCATACGGGACTGCCCCTGCGAGCTGGGCTGCCCATCCTGCGTCCATTCGCCCAAGTGCGGGTCGGGCAACCGGCCCATCGACAAGCGGGCGGCACTGTTCGTGCTCGAGGCCATCCGTTCGGGCGACCCCCAATCCATTACCCCCAAGGAGATCGACGTGAACACGCTCCCCGGCATCGACACCAAGCGGCCCGCACCCAAGCGATACGGCGTTCTGGACATCGAGACCCGCTATTCCGCCGACGAGGTGGGCGGCTGGAACCGCGCCGACCGCATGGGCGTGTCCATCGCCTGCCTGTGGGACTCGGAAGAAGAGGCCATGTACGACTATGAGCAGGACGACATGGACGGACTGGTGGCCCATCTGCAGAAGTTCGATCTGGTCATCGGCTTCAACCATGTGAAATTCGATTACGCGGTGCTCGGTGGCCTGCACCCCTTCGGATTTCGCTCCCTGCCCAATCTCGATCTGCTGGTCGAGGTCAACAACCGGCTGGGCTACCGGATCAAGCTCGACAACATCGCCTCGGCAACGCTCGGCGTGGGCAAGTCGGCGGACGGTCTGATGGCCCTCAAATGGTGGAAGGAAGGGCGGTTGGACCTGATTACCGAGTACTGCCGCCAGGATGTGGCCGTGACTCGGGACGTCTATCTATTTGGTCGTGAGCACGGGCATATCTTCTTCACCAACAAGGCCGGTCAGAAAGTCAAACTGCCCATCGACTGGTAG
- a CDS encoding AbrB family transcriptional regulator, with the protein MQQITHLMLIMGAALAGGLLASRLNLPGSVIIGAMLGVIVLKLCLAAPLALPRQWSFFIQIVVGATVGSRFSMDMLQQLKHYAVPILLSALVLILLGSVMAVVFTKFWGIDPGTAFISTSPGAMTAMTGMAGGLNVDIFLVLTFHITRVILVILLAPAIMRISRMFL; encoded by the coding sequence ATGCAACAAATTACCCATCTCATGCTCATCATGGGCGCCGCACTCGCGGGAGGTCTGCTCGCAAGCCGCCTGAACTTGCCCGGCAGCGTCATCATCGGCGCCATGCTCGGCGTCATCGTCCTGAAACTCTGCCTGGCCGCTCCACTGGCTCTGCCCAGACAGTGGTCGTTCTTCATCCAGATAGTGGTCGGGGCCACGGTCGGCTCGCGTTTCTCCATGGACATGCTCCAGCAACTCAAGCACTACGCCGTGCCCATTCTGCTCTCGGCCCTGGTGCTGATTCTGTTGGGCAGCGTCATGGCCGTGGTTTTCACCAAATTCTGGGGCATTGATCCGGGCACGGCCTTCATCAGCACCAGCCCGGGGGCCATGACCGCCATGACCGGCATGGCGGGCGGTCTGAATGTGGACATCTTCCTGGTCCTGACCTTCCACATCACGCGCGTGATCCTTGTGATTCTTCTGGCCCCGGCCATCATGCGCATCAGCCGCATGTTCCTCTAG